One genomic region from Terriglobus aquaticus encodes:
- a CDS encoding sigma-54-dependent transcriptional regulator, which translates to MPPKKVLVVEDEANARAGLAELITSWGYRTEAAADGAAGFDMAQRWSPDIVVSDLMMPRMDGLQLLDRLSELPQSFLAVILTAHGAIDSAVTAMRMGAFDYLQKPVDPAKLKTILQNASEQIDSAPASAEGGRPATGAATTDDMDHLGPLVGRSQAMQSVFRTIERIAPTNVSVLITGESGTGKELAARALHQFSGRKNKPFVAVNCAAIPETLIESEIFGHERGAFTGAQERRAGCFELAEDGTLLLDEIGEMPAATQAKLLRVLEDRKLRRLGAREETPVNVRVIAATNKDPQQAVASGELRGDLYYRLNVFHIQMPALRDHAEDIPLIAAAMLTDMNQRHGTSVPGITPQLLARLQSYPWPGNARELRNTMERAVILAGNERLALHHLPEGFGEAGHIPPPHQAAPAASHPPISASIAVPTSQPGMSAPDVVEVAVGTTVDEAEKQLILKTLVATRNNKTRAAEILGISSKTLQNKLKEYNSDAGR; encoded by the coding sequence GTGCCACCTAAGAAAGTGCTTGTCGTAGAGGACGAAGCCAACGCCCGCGCGGGCCTGGCGGAACTGATCACGTCGTGGGGCTACCGCACGGAGGCCGCGGCGGATGGTGCTGCAGGCTTTGACATGGCGCAGCGCTGGTCGCCAGACATTGTGGTGAGCGACCTGATGATGCCGCGCATGGACGGCCTGCAATTGCTGGACCGGCTGAGCGAGCTGCCGCAGAGCTTTCTGGCCGTGATCCTGACAGCGCACGGCGCGATCGACTCCGCAGTGACGGCGATGCGCATGGGCGCGTTCGATTACCTGCAGAAGCCCGTCGATCCGGCGAAGCTGAAGACGATTCTGCAGAATGCTTCCGAGCAGATCGACAGTGCGCCCGCGTCCGCGGAGGGTGGTCGACCCGCGACGGGTGCTGCGACCACGGACGACATGGACCACCTGGGCCCGCTGGTCGGCCGGTCGCAGGCGATGCAGTCTGTATTCCGCACGATTGAGCGCATTGCGCCCACGAACGTGTCGGTGCTGATTACGGGCGAGAGCGGCACGGGCAAGGAGTTGGCGGCGCGCGCGCTGCACCAGTTCAGCGGGCGCAAGAACAAGCCGTTTGTAGCGGTGAACTGCGCGGCGATCCCGGAAACGCTGATCGAGAGCGAGATTTTTGGGCACGAGCGTGGCGCGTTTACCGGGGCGCAGGAGCGCCGCGCAGGGTGCTTCGAACTGGCCGAAGATGGAACGTTGCTGCTGGACGAGATCGGCGAGATGCCCGCCGCCACACAGGCCAAGCTGCTGCGCGTCTTAGAGGATCGCAAGCTGCGGCGGCTCGGTGCTCGCGAAGAGACGCCGGTGAATGTGCGCGTAATCGCCGCGACCAACAAGGATCCGCAGCAGGCAGTTGCGAGCGGCGAATTGCGTGGCGATCTCTACTACCGGTTGAACGTGTTCCACATCCAGATGCCGGCACTGCGGGACCATGCCGAGGACATCCCGCTGATTGCGGCTGCCATGTTGACCGACATGAACCAGCGGCACGGGACCAGCGTTCCGGGCATTACACCGCAACTGCTAGCCCGGTTGCAGAGTTACCCCTGGCCCGGCAATGCGCGCGAGCTGCGCAACACCATGGAACGCGCAGTGATCCTGGCAGGTAACGAGCGGCTGGCGCTGCACCACCTGCCCGAGGGGTTTGGCGAAGCCGGGCACATTCCGCCGCCGCACCAGGCGGCACCGGCGGCTTCGCATCCACCCATTTCGGCCAGCATTGCTGTACCGACGAGCCAACCCGGGATGAGCGCACCGGACGTTGTCGAAGTTGCGGTGGGCACCACCGTGGACGAGGCGGAGAAGCAGTTGATCCTGAAGACGCTGGTGGCGACGCGAAACAATAAGACCCGGGCCGCGGAGATCCTGGGGATCAGTTCCAAGACGCTGCAGAACAAGTTGAAGGAATACAACAGCGACGCCGGTCGCTGA
- a CDS encoding rhodanese-like domain-containing protein: MARSSFQSSDARSNRRFASRATSSPGYAEQVLPYEISPAELASLQREGKAPTVVDVREPWEVSTASLPGTVNIPMGEIPSRAHAELDPDAPVVILCHHGARSLSVTNWLRNQGFDQAQSLAGGIDQWSLEIDHSVPRY; encoded by the coding sequence GTGGCACGATCTTCCTTTCAATCCTCTGATGCTCGCAGCAACCGGCGGTTTGCGTCACGCGCAACATCGTCGCCCGGGTATGCTGAACAGGTGCTGCCCTACGAAATCTCTCCCGCCGAACTCGCCTCGCTCCAGCGCGAAGGCAAAGCACCCACAGTTGTGGACGTTCGCGAGCCGTGGGAGGTATCCACCGCCTCACTTCCCGGTACCGTCAACATCCCCATGGGCGAGATTCCATCGCGTGCGCACGCCGAACTCGACCCCGACGCTCCCGTCGTCATCCTCTGCCACCACGGCGCACGCTCGCTCAGCGTGACCAACTGGCTGCGGAACCAGGGTTTCGATCAGGCGCAGTCGCTCGCCGGCGGCATCGACCAGTGGTCACTCGAAATCGACCACTCCGTCCCGCGCTACTAA
- a CDS encoding serine hydrolase domain-containing protein, with protein sequence MAGNIAQPTDKDGHWLQPVIATEFVAADLVYTTPTQYASFVESLMTGAGETPAIRQLRESVLTDRKAEMCVGKLAKLCPDEVGFGPGWEVIKMHGKTFLMHTGIDEGVFTLGFFGTGSRDGVIVFTNSANGPKVILPLLKLLKADPDFVQYLEAQV encoded by the coding sequence ATGGCCGGCAACATTGCGCAGCCGACGGACAAGGATGGGCACTGGCTTCAGCCTGTGATCGCGACTGAGTTTGTGGCTGCCGACCTTGTCTATACAACGCCGACACAGTACGCCAGCTTCGTTGAGAGCCTGATGACCGGTGCAGGTGAGACGCCAGCCATTCGACAGCTTCGAGAAAGCGTGCTGACAGATCGTAAGGCGGAGATGTGTGTCGGGAAATTAGCGAAGCTCTGCCCCGACGAGGTGGGCTTTGGACCCGGATGGGAAGTGATCAAAATGCATGGCAAGACCTTCCTGATGCACACGGGTATTGACGAGGGTGTGTTTACGCTCGGCTTCTTCGGGACCGGGTCCCGCGACGGAGTGATTGTGTTTACCAATAGCGCGAATGGCCCCAAGGTGATCCTTCCACTTCTGAAACTGCTCAAGGCAGATCCAGATTTTGTCCAATATCTTGAAGCACAAGTTTGA
- a CDS encoding ABC transporter ATP-binding protein, with translation MDDKQQVPSGDAGRSADAAASGSAESNAPGEQSASAVHTDESSEHLYSPPVVVDEEALNKPLIDEVTPDVAQEIGEFMQETAEQNVEPENVAPTSSYIAFDNVCKSFGDFKVLQNVSFCVNHGETLCILGRSGVGKSVSLQMLMGFLKPDSGSIKVAGEEITGFTETQMLAIRRKVTMVFQNGALFDSVSVGENVAFPLREKGELADEQIRQVVKGLLEMVGVAGMDDLLPSDLSTGMKRSVAIARALAAQPEAVLYDEPTTMVDPLMAHLLGDLIERLKRQLHLTSIVVTHDMRFARKLADRVLFLHEGHARFFGTMDELEHSEDEVLRDFLAMDELLYPT, from the coding sequence ATGGATGACAAGCAGCAGGTTCCGTCTGGCGATGCCGGCCGGAGCGCGGATGCCGCGGCCTCTGGCTCGGCGGAGAGCAACGCGCCCGGTGAACAGTCTGCGTCTGCCGTCCATACCGATGAGAGCAGCGAGCACCTCTACTCGCCCCCGGTCGTCGTAGACGAAGAGGCCCTCAACAAGCCACTCATTGACGAGGTCACGCCGGACGTCGCCCAGGAAATCGGCGAGTTCATGCAGGAGACGGCCGAGCAGAATGTAGAGCCGGAGAACGTAGCCCCCACCTCCAGCTACATTGCTTTCGACAACGTCTGCAAGTCCTTCGGCGACTTCAAAGTTCTGCAAAACGTCAGTTTCTGCGTCAATCACGGCGAAACCCTCTGCATCCTCGGCCGCTCTGGCGTGGGTAAGTCCGTTTCGCTGCAGATGCTCATGGGATTCCTGAAGCCGGACTCCGGCTCCATCAAGGTCGCGGGCGAAGAGATCACCGGCTTCACCGAAACCCAGATGCTCGCCATTCGCCGCAAGGTGACCATGGTGTTCCAGAACGGCGCTCTGTTTGACTCTGTCAGCGTCGGCGAGAACGTTGCGTTCCCTCTGCGGGAAAAGGGCGAACTAGCCGACGAGCAGATCCGCCAGGTGGTCAAGGGCCTCCTCGAAATGGTCGGCGTCGCCGGCATGGATGACCTGCTGCCCAGCGATCTGTCCACCGGGATGAAGCGCTCCGTCGCCATTGCCCGCGCCCTCGCCGCCCAGCCGGAGGCCGTGCTTTACGACGAGCCGACCACCATGGTCGATCCGCTCATGGCGCACCTGCTCGGCGACCTCATCGAGCGGCTGAAGCGCCAGCTCCACCTCACCAGCATCGTCGTTACTCATGACATGCGCTTTGCCCGCAAGTTGGCCGATCGCGTGCTCTTCCTGCACGAGGGCCATGCCCGCTTTTTCGGCACCATGGACGAGTTGGAACATTCCGAAGACGAGGTGTTGCGCGATTTCCTCGCTATGGACGAATTGTTGTATCCCACCTAG
- a CDS encoding two-component system sensor histidine kinase NtrB, translated as MRLKTKLVLASTVFSTVLTLALLSIFFVQLLRVRLDATAAANATLGQGLILAERQALSNGLPAQMAANSGGEAALEQAVTDALQADAPLRENMEAIVRYAPTVQDVLVTGANGRVLVSTDPLLEGQRPPRRASFDAAVHGTLRTQLALIFGKPEVLDAGFALRRNGQPFLFAHIGIRSTLLRNALEPWLKQAAWIGSLALGSAFAAALLLSSLALRPLERIVRRLEDLGKDSGAKPAAFVEPEPVVEPALRGTPVRRRDALREADTSIARIDERMRRSEELTTDLQSNLSQMLHTLQDGVLLLNAAGAILLASDAVQQFLPDGSHASAGVYLAHIFPISTPLGSLLLTALQERTTLHRAASTLPDGRQVEVTLTFPPVSVGGPRAGFGAMLTLHNSAAQQAVEQEIEVGRRLASIGRLTAGVGHEVKNPINAMVLHLELLRGKLRNPGAGDPARHVEVLASEMSRLDRVVQTLADFTRPLEPELRQQPLRPIVDAVLQLVSVDAAERGISIRLDDSEPGLAANVDGELLHQALLNIVLNGMDAMTEGGTLTVSLQRSSGSAQIGVRDTGHGIPPELLDRIFHLYFTTKSTGTGIGLAMTWRIVQMMGGTVQVRSNTTPGNDLHGTLFTVELPLGKGRQNRASTTEAHA; from the coding sequence ATGCGCCTGAAGACCAAGCTCGTGCTGGCGTCGACCGTGTTCTCCACGGTGCTGACGCTGGCGCTGCTTTCCATCTTCTTTGTGCAGTTACTGCGGGTTCGGCTGGATGCAACCGCGGCGGCCAACGCCACCCTGGGGCAAGGCCTGATACTGGCCGAGCGGCAGGCGCTGAGCAACGGCCTGCCAGCACAGATGGCTGCGAACAGCGGCGGCGAAGCGGCGCTGGAACAGGCCGTGACGGACGCCCTGCAGGCCGACGCACCCCTGCGCGAAAACATGGAAGCGATCGTTCGCTACGCTCCCACGGTGCAGGACGTGCTGGTGACCGGAGCGAATGGACGCGTGCTGGTCTCCACGGATCCGTTGCTGGAAGGCCAGCGGCCGCCTCGCCGGGCCAGTTTCGATGCCGCGGTGCATGGCACCTTGCGAACGCAACTGGCGCTGATCTTTGGCAAGCCGGAGGTGCTGGACGCCGGATTTGCTCTGCGCCGGAACGGGCAGCCGTTCCTGTTTGCACACATCGGCATTCGCTCGACGCTGCTGCGGAATGCACTCGAGCCATGGCTGAAACAAGCGGCATGGATCGGCAGCCTGGCTCTTGGTTCCGCGTTTGCGGCGGCGCTGCTGCTGTCATCGCTGGCGCTGCGCCCGCTGGAGCGAATTGTTCGGCGGCTCGAGGATTTGGGCAAGGATTCCGGGGCGAAGCCGGCCGCTTTCGTCGAGCCTGAGCCGGTGGTCGAGCCTGCCCTGCGCGGAACGCCGGTTCGGCGCCGCGATGCGCTGCGCGAGGCGGACACGAGCATTGCCCGCATTGACGAGCGGATGCGGCGGTCAGAGGAACTGACGACCGATCTGCAGAGCAACCTGTCGCAGATGCTTCACACGCTGCAGGATGGTGTGTTGCTGCTGAATGCGGCGGGCGCCATCCTGCTGGCGAGCGACGCCGTGCAGCAGTTCCTGCCGGACGGCAGCCATGCGTCGGCTGGTGTGTACCTGGCGCACATCTTCCCGATCTCCACGCCCCTGGGCAGCCTGCTGCTCACTGCTTTGCAGGAGCGCACAACGCTGCATCGGGCGGCTTCGACGCTACCCGACGGGCGGCAGGTGGAGGTGACGCTGACGTTTCCGCCGGTTTCGGTGGGCGGGCCCCGCGCGGGCTTCGGGGCGATGCTGACGCTGCACAACTCCGCGGCGCAGCAGGCGGTGGAGCAGGAGATCGAGGTAGGCCGGCGGCTGGCCAGCATCGGCCGGCTGACGGCGGGCGTGGGTCACGAGGTGAAGAACCCGATCAACGCGATGGTGCTGCACCTGGAACTGTTGCGCGGCAAGCTGCGTAACCCCGGCGCGGGTGACCCGGCGCGGCATGTGGAGGTGCTGGCAAGCGAGATGTCGCGGCTGGACCGGGTGGTGCAGACGCTGGCGGACTTCACCAGGCCGCTGGAGCCGGAGCTGCGGCAGCAGCCACTGCGCCCAATCGTGGATGCGGTGTTGCAACTCGTCTCAGTCGATGCCGCGGAGCGCGGAATCTCGATTCGGCTGGACGATAGCGAACCGGGGCTAGCGGCGAATGTGGATGGAGAGCTGCTGCACCAAGCGTTGCTGAACATCGTGCTGAATGGAATGGACGCCATGACCGAGGGCGGCACCCTGACGGTGAGCCTGCAGCGGAGCTCCGGATCCGCGCAGATCGGCGTGCGCGACACCGGGCACGGCATTCCGCCAGAGCTCTTGGACCGCATCTTCCACCTGTACTTCACGACCAAGAGCACGGGGACCGGCATCGGCCTGGCGATGACGTGGCGCATCGTCCAGATGATGGGCGGGACGGTGCAAGTTAGGTCAAACACGACACCGGGCAACGACCTTCACGGTACCCTGTTCACAGTGGAACTGCCGCTGGGCAAAGGAAGACAGAACCGCGCGAGCACCACCGAGGCACACGCATGA
- a CDS encoding serine hydrolase domain-containing protein, whose translation MAFPIQRRFPQLLGAVALVVAALATAAQAPLADRKQAIPALLQQERVASVSFAQINGGKTTIAEAYGLQSPGKTTSTTTLYNIASMSKPISAEVVLRLASEGRLSLDEPMSKDWVDPDLADDLRARRLTPRLALDHQTGFANWRRETKGKLVFVRDPGTSFGYSGEAYQYVARFAEKRTGETFERLAQTLVFDPAGMSHTAYTQRP comes from the coding sequence TTGGCCTTCCCTATTCAACGTCGCTTCCCGCAATTGCTTGGGGCGGTAGCTCTCGTTGTAGCGGCTCTTGCGACCGCAGCGCAGGCGCCCCTTGCGGATCGCAAGCAGGCAATCCCCGCCCTGCTTCAGCAGGAGCGTGTGGCCAGCGTCTCTTTCGCGCAGATCAACGGCGGTAAGACAACGATCGCAGAAGCCTACGGCCTGCAGAGCCCCGGTAAGACGACCAGCACTACGACGCTCTACAACATCGCTTCCATGTCTAAGCCCATCTCGGCCGAGGTCGTTCTGCGACTCGCGTCAGAAGGTCGACTTTCGCTGGATGAGCCTATGTCCAAGGACTGGGTGGATCCAGACCTTGCGGACGATCTCAGAGCAAGGAGGCTTACCCCTCGGCTTGCACTCGACCATCAGACCGGCTTTGCAAATTGGAGACGTGAGACCAAGGGCAAACTGGTCTTTGTGCGCGACCCCGGCACAAGCTTCGGGTATTCGGGAGAGGCTTATCAGTACGTGGCGCGCTTTGCCGAGAAGAGAACGGGTGAGACCTTCGAAAGGCTTGCGCAAACGCTGGTGTTCGATCCTGCGGGAATGTCACACACCGCATATACACAGCGCCCTTAG
- a CDS encoding dipeptidase, translating into MLEQALAFAATHQDSALEELKAFLRIPSISTLPNHAPDVRRAAIFLASELRRIGMSNVEVIQTAGHPLVCADSLQAPGKPTILCYGHYDVQPPDPLDEWVTPPFEPDVRNGNIYARGAVDDKGQLWMHVKALEALLQQGPLPVNVRFIAEGEEEVGGEAIAAYLREHPETLQADVALVSDTDMFAPDLPTLCVGLRGMIYTEIEVRGARTDLHSGMYGGAAPNPFFALAQILTGLKDAEGRILIPGFLEKAEKPTEAELAAWQQLPFDEAEYLQHEVGSPALTGEPGYTVLERLWSRPTLEVHGMPGGFTGAGAKTVIPAKATTKVSMRLVPGITPADAFSMLQSAVAKLTPPSVTSEVRLIHSGDPVVVSTDNPFVASATEAMRQVFHRDTVFVRGGGSIPIVGDFQRNLGIPTLLMGFGLPDDNLHAPNEKFHLANFYRGIESLIRFFVLAGQA; encoded by the coding sequence ATGCTTGAACAGGCGCTGGCATTCGCCGCCACACATCAGGACTCCGCACTGGAAGAACTCAAGGCATTTCTGCGCATCCCCTCCATCTCCACCCTGCCAAACCACGCGCCCGACGTGCGCCGCGCCGCCATCTTCCTGGCCTCCGAGCTTCGCCGCATCGGCATGAGCAACGTAGAGGTCATCCAGACCGCCGGCCACCCGCTCGTCTGCGCAGACAGCCTGCAGGCGCCGGGCAAGCCGACGATTCTCTGCTACGGCCACTACGACGTGCAGCCGCCCGATCCGCTGGACGAGTGGGTCACGCCACCCTTCGAACCCGACGTGCGCAACGGCAACATCTATGCGCGCGGCGCCGTCGACGACAAAGGTCAGCTCTGGATGCACGTGAAGGCGCTCGAAGCCCTGCTGCAGCAGGGGCCGCTACCGGTCAACGTGCGCTTCATTGCGGAAGGCGAAGAAGAGGTGGGAGGCGAGGCGATCGCCGCCTACCTCCGCGAGCACCCGGAAACGCTCCAGGCCGACGTGGCCCTGGTCAGCGACACCGATATGTTCGCGCCCGACCTGCCGACCCTCTGCGTTGGCCTGCGCGGCATGATCTACACCGAAATCGAGGTCCGCGGCGCGCGCACCGACCTCCACAGCGGCATGTACGGCGGCGCTGCCCCGAACCCGTTCTTTGCCTTGGCGCAAATCCTCACCGGCCTCAAGGACGCGGAAGGCCGCATCCTCATCCCCGGCTTCCTCGAAAAGGCGGAAAAGCCCACCGAAGCCGAACTCGCCGCCTGGCAACAGCTCCCCTTCGACGAAGCCGAATACCTGCAACATGAAGTGGGTTCGCCCGCGCTCACCGGGGAACCCGGCTACACCGTCCTCGAGCGCCTCTGGTCGCGCCCCACGCTGGAGGTCCACGGCATGCCCGGCGGCTTCACCGGCGCTGGCGCCAAGACCGTCATCCCCGCCAAGGCCACCACCAAAGTCTCGATGCGTCTCGTCCCGGGCATCACCCCAGCAGACGCCTTCTCCATGCTCCAGAGCGCAGTCGCGAAACTCACCCCGCCCTCGGTCACCAGCGAGGTCCGGCTAATCCACTCCGGCGACCCCGTCGTCGTCTCGACCGACAATCCATTCGTCGCCAGCGCGACCGAAGCGATGCGCCAGGTCTTCCACCGGGACACCGTCTTTGTCCGCGGCGGCGGCTCCATCCCCATCGTCGGCGACTTCCAACGCAACCTCGGTATCCCCACGCTGCTCATGGGCTTCGGCCTGCCCGACGACAACCTGCACGCCCCCAACGAGAAGTTCCACCTCGCCAACTTCTATCGCGGTATCGAATCGCTCATCCGCTTCTTCGTCCTCGCCGGACAGGCATGA
- a CDS encoding class I SAM-dependent methyltransferase, which produces MSGQTWDAQRYAENGRFVADLAMEVVGLLAPKSGERILDLGCGDGALTDRMKESGAEMIGCDRSPQMLAAAEARGVRTVQADMTALPFAGEFDAVFSNAALHWTRSQREVLAGVFRALRPDGRFVAEMGGLGNIAAIRTALQAVLRPYGVDAEEHAASFFPSKDEYTALLEGAGFRVDRMALIPRPTRLPGGMEDWLRTFRNGVLQDLPDDARETVVREVVALLRPVLCDSAGVWWADYVRLRFKAVRG; this is translated from the coding sequence ATGAGCGGGCAGACTTGGGATGCGCAGCGATACGCCGAGAACGGGCGATTTGTCGCGGACCTGGCGATGGAAGTGGTGGGACTGCTGGCGCCGAAATCGGGCGAGCGCATCCTGGACCTGGGCTGCGGCGATGGTGCGTTGACGGACAGAATGAAAGAGAGCGGAGCGGAGATGATCGGGTGCGACCGGTCGCCGCAGATGCTGGCCGCTGCCGAGGCGCGCGGCGTACGCACGGTGCAGGCCGACATGACTGCCCTGCCCTTTGCCGGTGAGTTCGACGCGGTATTTTCGAATGCGGCGCTGCACTGGACGCGGTCACAACGCGAGGTGCTGGCCGGTGTGTTTCGGGCGTTGCGGCCGGACGGGCGGTTCGTGGCGGAGATGGGCGGCCTGGGGAACATCGCGGCGATTCGAACGGCGCTGCAGGCCGTGTTGCGGCCATACGGCGTTGATGCGGAGGAGCACGCGGCTTCGTTCTTCCCGTCGAAGGACGAGTACACGGCGCTGCTGGAAGGTGCTGGCTTTCGTGTGGACCGTATGGCGCTGATCCCCCGGCCGACGCGGCTGCCGGGCGGCATGGAGGACTGGCTGCGGACGTTTCGCAATGGTGTGTTGCAGGACTTGCCAGACGACGCGCGCGAGACGGTGGTGCGCGAGGTGGTTGCGCTGTTGCGGCCGGTGCTGTGCGACAGCGCAGGGGTGTGGTGGGCGGACTACGTCCGGCTGCGCTTCAAAGCAGTGCGGGGGTGA
- the mobA gene encoding molybdenum cofactor guanylyltransferase, producing the protein MIGNPAADVTGYVLAGGRSSRMGQDKVFVEIDGVPLIQHAVAKLQSVCCDVRILSGPLDINRDALLSSYARPVPDSGPEYDGPLAALAAALRDLPTRYALLLAVDQPRMSVDALAHLVASGVGALALAACYSQNEIPESLPLLVSRELLSPILAALGAGQRRLLDTVRACCADLGQPLLTVSAARFPPEIFLNVNTPGDLKRYSGQTSSNHSARAASENKNG; encoded by the coding sequence ATGATCGGCAACCCGGCTGCCGACGTGACGGGCTACGTGCTGGCCGGCGGACGCAGCAGCCGCATGGGCCAGGACAAGGTTTTTGTTGAGATCGACGGCGTGCCGCTCATTCAGCACGCCGTCGCCAAGCTGCAGTCGGTCTGTTGCGACGTCCGCATCCTGAGCGGACCGCTCGATATCAATCGCGACGCTCTGCTCTCGTCCTACGCCCGTCCGGTCCCAGACTCCGGGCCGGAATACGACGGTCCTCTGGCCGCGCTCGCAGCCGCTCTCCGCGACCTCCCGACCCGCTACGCACTTTTGCTCGCCGTCGACCAGCCCCGCATGTCGGTAGACGCGCTCGCCCACCTGGTCGCCTCTGGGGTCGGCGCGCTGGCTCTTGCGGCCTGCTACTCGCAAAACGAAATCCCGGAGTCGCTCCCGCTGCTCGTCTCGCGGGAACTGCTCAGCCCCATCCTCGCCGCACTCGGGGCAGGGCAGCGCCGCCTCCTGGACACCGTTCGGGCCTGCTGCGCCGATCTCGGACAGCCGCTGCTGACCGTCAGCGCCGCCCGGTTCCCGCCCGAAATCTTCCTCAACGTGAACACGCCAGGTGACCTGAAACGCTACAGTGGGCAAACTTCATCGAACCATTCCGCCCGCGCTGCATCTGAAAACAAGAATGGATGA